The following are from one region of the Streptomyces rubrogriseus genome:
- the yajC gene encoding preprotein translocase subunit YajC yields MSLVTLLPFIVLIGAMFLMTRSAKKKQQQAANMRNEMQPGTGVRTIGGMYATVKEVNDDTVLLDAGPGVELLFAKNSIGAVLTDDEYNRIVHGIEHDLKSDADVVPDDASSLTETDASDDDASDDKSVDLGKKAEPADETADEPKVDAAPAEAKTDEQAKKSDGGSEAK; encoded by the coding sequence GTGAGTCTCGTGACCCTCCTCCCGTTCATCGTGCTCATCGGGGCCATGTTCCTGATGACCCGGTCGGCGAAGAAGAAGCAGCAGCAGGCCGCCAACATGCGGAACGAGATGCAGCCCGGAACCGGTGTCCGCACCATCGGGGGCATGTACGCCACGGTCAAGGAGGTCAACGACGACACCGTCCTCCTCGACGCCGGCCCGGGGGTCGAGCTGCTCTTCGCCAAGAACTCCATCGGTGCCGTCCTCACCGACGACGAGTACAACCGCATCGTCCACGGCATCGAGCACGACCTGAAGTCCGACGCGGACGTCGTTCCCGACGACGCCTCCTCCCTCACCGAGACCGACGCCTCCGACGACGACGCCTCCGACGACAAGTCCGTCGACCTCGGCAAGAAGGCCGAGCCCGCCGACGAGACGGCCGACGAGCCCAAGGTCGACGCCGCGCCCGCCGAGGCGAAGACGGACGAGCAGGCGAAGAAGTCCGACGGCGGTTCCGAGGCGAAGTAA
- the secD gene encoding protein translocase subunit SecD: MVAPKKGKNASAQSKPGRSLALILIAIVALTGGMFASGHTTPRLGIDLAGGTSITLRAVPEAGQESAINKTNMDTAVEIMNRRVNGLGVSEAEVQTQGDRNIIVNIPKGTNSKEARQQVGTTAKLYFRPVLATELSGANATGTPSASETGGASDKATDKATDKATDGDKATDGDKASGTPSDSASASATSQGRAASDALKADPSPSATSSDGTSPSPSASASGDDATAKLQQQYAALDCTDKNARAKAGDGAKPSEQTVACGQNSQGQWQKYILGAAAVDGTEVDEAEAVYNTQTAAGWTVTMKFTDKGSKKFADITGKLAQNQSPQNQFAIVLDNEVVSDPYVSQALTGGNAEISGSFDQEEAQSLANMLSYGALPLTFKEDSVTTVTAALGGEQLHAGLIAGAIGLALVVLYLLFYYRGLSFIAVCSLLVSAGLTYVIMALLGPTIGFALNLPAVCGAIVAIGITADSFIVYFERVRDEIREGRTLRPAVERAWPRARRTILVSDFVSFLAAAVLFVVTVGKVQGFAFTLGLTTLLDVVVVFLFTKPLLTLMARRKFFSSGHKWSGLDPKALGAKPPLRRTRRPSRPAAGHVDPKEA; encoded by the coding sequence GTGGTAGCACCTAAAAAGGGAAAGAATGCGAGCGCTCAGAGTAAGCCCGGGCGCTCGCTGGCCCTGATCCTGATCGCCATCGTGGCGCTCACCGGGGGCATGTTCGCCTCCGGACACACGACTCCGCGTCTCGGCATCGACCTGGCGGGCGGTACCAGCATCACGCTCCGGGCCGTGCCGGAGGCGGGCCAGGAGTCCGCGATCAACAAGACCAACATGGACACCGCGGTCGAGATCATGAACCGCCGTGTCAATGGTCTGGGTGTTTCCGAGGCCGAGGTCCAGACCCAGGGCGACCGGAACATCATCGTCAACATCCCCAAGGGGACGAACTCGAAGGAAGCCCGGCAGCAGGTCGGCACCACCGCCAAGCTGTACTTCCGCCCGGTCCTCGCCACCGAACTCTCCGGCGCCAACGCGACCGGCACCCCCTCGGCGAGCGAGACCGGCGGCGCCTCCGACAAGGCGACCGACAAGGCCACGGACAAGGCCACCGACGGCGACAAGGCCACCGACGGGGACAAGGCGAGCGGCACGCCGTCCGACTCCGCCTCGGCGAGCGCCACCAGCCAGGGCCGCGCCGCCAGCGACGCCCTGAAGGCCGACCCCAGCCCGTCCGCGACCAGCTCCGACGGAACCTCCCCGTCCCCGAGCGCCAGCGCCTCCGGTGACGACGCCACCGCCAAGCTGCAGCAGCAGTACGCGGCCCTGGACTGCACCGACAAGAACGCCCGCGCCAAGGCCGGCGACGGCGCCAAGCCGAGCGAGCAGACCGTGGCCTGCGGCCAGAACTCGCAGGGCCAGTGGCAGAAGTACATCCTCGGCGCCGCCGCGGTCGACGGCACCGAGGTCGACGAGGCCGAGGCCGTCTACAACACGCAGACCGCCGCCGGCTGGACCGTGACGATGAAGTTCACGGACAAGGGCAGCAAGAAGTTCGCGGACATCACCGGCAAGCTGGCGCAGAACCAGTCCCCGCAGAACCAGTTCGCCATCGTCCTGGACAACGAGGTCGTCTCCGACCCGTACGTCAGCCAGGCGCTCACCGGCGGCAACGCGGAGATCTCCGGCAGCTTCGACCAGGAGGAGGCCCAGAGCCTCGCCAACATGCTGTCCTACGGCGCGCTGCCGCTGACCTTCAAGGAGGACAGCGTCACCACCGTCACCGCCGCGCTCGGCGGTGAGCAGCTCCACGCCGGTCTGATCGCGGGCGCGATCGGTCTCGCCCTGGTCGTCCTCTACCTGCTGTTCTACTACCGGGGCCTGTCGTTCATCGCCGTCTGCTCGCTGCTGGTCTCGGCCGGCCTCACGTACGTGATCATGGCGCTGCTCGGCCCGACCATCGGCTTCGCGCTGAACCTGCCGGCCGTGTGCGGTGCCATCGTCGCCATCGGCATCACGGCGGACTCGTTCATCGTGTACTTCGAACGCGTCCGCGACGAGATCCGGGAGGGCCGCACGCTGCGTCCCGCCGTCGAGCGGGCCTGGCCGCGCGCCCGGCGTACCATCCTCGTCTCCGACTTCGTGTCCTTCCTCGCCGCCGCGGTGCTCTTCGTCGTCACCGTGGGCAAGGTGCAGGGCTTCGCGTTCACGCTCGGCCTGACGACCCTGCTCGACGTGGTGGTGGTCTTCCTCTTCACCAAGCCGCTGCTGACGCTGATGGCCCGGCGCAAGTTCTTCTCCAGCGGTCACAAGTGGTCCGGCCTCGACCCCAAGGCCCTGGGTGCCAAGCCTCCGCTGCGCCGCACCCGCCGTCCGTCCCGTCCTGCCGCCGGCCATGTCGACCCGAAGGAGGCGTGA
- the secF gene encoding protein translocase subunit SecF, with translation MSKLGTLGARLHHGEVGYDFVKNRKIWYGISILITITAIVGLAVRGLHMGIEFQGGAVFTTPKNMSASVAQTETWAEEASGHDAIVQKLGDGSLRIQIAGTDTQQSDQIKEDLSKNLDVSAEKINADLVGPSWGDQIANKAWQGLGIFMVLVVIYLAIAFEWRMALAAFVALIHDITITVGIYALVGFEVTPGTVIGLLTILGYSLYDTVVVFDSLKEQTRDITKQTRWTYAEIANRSINSTLVRSINTTVVALLPVAGLLFIGGGVLGAGMLNDISLSLFVGLAAGAYSSIFIATPLVADLKEAEPQMKALKKRVLAKRAQGAAKGESAESAADEGAYDADEPDDAAPAVVGPRNQPASRGRGRGRPSGKRR, from the coding sequence ATGTCGAAGCTCGGCACACTCGGCGCCCGACTGCACCACGGCGAGGTCGGCTACGACTTCGTCAAGAACCGCAAGATCTGGTACGGCATCTCGATCCTCATCACCATCACGGCCATCGTCGGCCTGGCGGTGCGCGGCCTGCACATGGGCATCGAGTTCCAGGGCGGCGCGGTCTTCACCACCCCGAAGAACATGAGCGCCTCGGTCGCCCAGACCGAGACCTGGGCGGAGGAGGCCTCCGGCCACGACGCCATCGTCCAGAAGCTCGGCGACGGCAGCCTCCGCATCCAGATCGCGGGCACCGACACCCAGCAGTCGGACCAGATCAAGGAGGACCTCTCCAAGAACCTGGACGTCTCCGCGGAGAAGATCAACGCCGACCTGGTCGGCCCCAGCTGGGGTGACCAGATCGCGAACAAGGCCTGGCAGGGCCTCGGGATCTTCATGGTCCTCGTGGTGATCTACCTGGCGATCGCGTTCGAGTGGCGGATGGCACTGGCCGCCTTCGTCGCACTGATCCACGACATCACCATCACCGTGGGCATCTACGCCCTGGTCGGCTTCGAGGTCACGCCCGGCACGGTGATCGGTCTGCTGACGATCCTCGGTTACTCGCTCTACGACACGGTGGTCGTCTTCGACAGCCTCAAGGAGCAGACCCGGGACATCACCAAGCAGACCCGCTGGACCTACGCGGAGATCGCCAACCGCTCGATCAACAGCACCCTGGTCCGCTCCATCAACACCACGGTGGTCGCGCTGCTGCCGGTGGCGGGCCTGCTGTTCATCGGCGGCGGTGTCCTCGGTGCCGGCATGCTCAACGACATCTCGCTGTCGCTGTTCGTCGGTCTCGCCGCCGGCGCCTACTCGTCGATCTTCATCGCCACGCCGCTCGTCGCCGACCTCAAGGAGGCCGAGCCGCAGATGAAGGCCCTCAAGAAGCGGGTCCTCGCCAAGCGTGCCCAGGGGGCCGCCAAGGGCGAGAGTGCGGAGTCCGCGGCCGACGAGGGGGCGTACGACGCCGACGAGCCGGACGACGCCGCGCCCGCGGTCGTCGGTCCCCGCAACCAGCCCGCGTCCCGCGGCAGGGGCCGCGGCCGACCCTCGGGGAAGCGCCGATGA
- a CDS encoding adenine phosphoribosyltransferase: MTEPTGITELLLSRIRDVADYPEPGVVFKDITPLLADPAAFAALTGALADVARGTGATKVVGLEARGFILGAPVALRAGLGFIPVRKAGKLPGATLSQAYDLEYGSAEIEVHAEDLTAGDRVLVVDDVLATGGTAEASLELIRRAGAEVAGLAVLMELGFLDGRARLEPALAGAPLEALLTV, encoded by the coding sequence ATGACCGAGCCGACCGGCATCACGGAGCTGCTGCTCAGCCGCATCCGTGACGTGGCCGACTACCCGGAGCCGGGCGTGGTGTTCAAGGACATCACCCCGCTCCTGGCGGACCCGGCGGCCTTCGCCGCGCTCACCGGCGCCCTCGCCGACGTGGCCCGGGGCACCGGTGCCACCAAGGTCGTCGGCCTGGAGGCCCGCGGCTTCATCCTCGGCGCCCCGGTGGCCCTGAGGGCGGGCCTCGGCTTCATCCCCGTGCGCAAGGCGGGCAAGCTCCCCGGAGCCACGCTCAGCCAGGCGTACGACCTGGAGTACGGCTCCGCCGAGATCGAGGTGCACGCCGAGGACCTCACCGCGGGCGACCGCGTGCTGGTCGTCGACGACGTCCTCGCCACCGGCGGCACCGCCGAGGCCTCGCTGGAGCTGATCCGCCGGGCCGGGGCCGAGGTCGCGGGCCTCGCCGTCCTGATGGAGCTGGGCTTCCTCGACGGGCGGGCCCGGCTGGAGCCGGCGCTGGCCGGGGCACCGCTGGAGGCGCTGCTCACGGTCTGA
- the relA gene encoding GTP pyrophosphokinase, whose product MPDEAQPLTAAKPESASASAAKPAPSAPQAKNDTHGPIQHAPAAPVDKPAEQQPRPKPLPAERPQNAPVVRAPAGQPARSGSSNRVRARLARLGVQRANPYNPVLEPLLRIVRGNDPKIETATLRQIERAYQVAERWHRGQKRKSGDPYITHPLAVTTILAELGMDPATLMAGLLHDTVEDTEYGLEDLRRDFGDVVTLLVDGVTKLDKVKFGEAAQAETVRKMVVAMAKDPRVLVIKLADRLHNMRTMRYLKREKQEKKARETLEIYAPLAHRLGMNTIKWELEDLAFAILYPKMYDEIVRLVAERAPKRDEYLAVVTDEVQQDLRAARIKATVTGRPKHYYSVYQKMIVRGRDFAEIYDLVGIRVLVDTVRDCYAALGTVHARWNPVPGRFKDYIAMPKFNMYQSLHTTVIGPGGKPVELQIRTFDMHRRAEYGIAAHWKYKQEAVAGASKVRTDAPRSSGKSKDDHLNDMAWLRQLLDWQKETEDPGEFLESLRFDLSRNEVFVFTPKGDVIALPAGATPVDFAYAVHTEVGHRTIGARVNGRLVPLESTLDNGDLVEVFTSKAAGAGPSRDWLGFVKSPRARNKIRAWFSKERRDEAIEQGKDAIVRAMRKQNLPIQRILTGDSLVTLAHEMRYSDISALYAAIGEGHVSAPNIVQKLVQALGGEEAATEEIDESVPPSRGRGRKRRANADPGVVVKGVEDVWVKLARCCTPVPGDPIIGFVTRGSGVSVHRSDCVNVDSLSREPERILEVEWAPTQSSVFLVAIQVEALDRSRLLSDVTRVLSDQHVNILSAAVQTSRDRVATSRFTFEMGDPKHLGHVLKAVRGVEGVYDVYRVTSARRPS is encoded by the coding sequence TTGCCAGACGAGGCCCAGCCACTGACCGCCGCAAAGCCCGAGTCCGCCTCGGCGTCCGCGGCGAAGCCCGCGCCGAGCGCGCCCCAGGCGAAGAACGACACGCACGGGCCGATCCAGCACGCCCCGGCCGCGCCGGTCGACAAGCCCGCCGAGCAGCAGCCGCGTCCCAAGCCGCTGCCGGCCGAGCGCCCGCAGAACGCGCCCGTGGTCCGCGCCCCCGCCGGGCAGCCCGCCCGCTCCGGCTCCTCCAACCGCGTCCGCGCCCGCCTCGCCCGCCTCGGCGTCCAGCGCGCCAACCCGTACAACCCGGTCCTCGAGCCGCTGCTGCGCATAGTGCGCGGCAACGACCCCAAGATCGAGACGGCGACCCTGCGCCAGATCGAGCGCGCCTACCAGGTCGCCGAACGCTGGCACCGCGGCCAGAAGCGCAAGAGCGGCGACCCCTACATCACGCACCCGCTGGCCGTCACCACCATCCTCGCCGAGCTGGGCATGGATCCGGCCACGCTGATGGCCGGGCTGCTGCACGACACCGTCGAGGACACCGAGTACGGCCTGGAGGACCTGCGCCGCGACTTCGGCGACGTGGTCACCCTGCTCGTCGACGGCGTCACCAAGCTGGACAAGGTCAAGTTCGGCGAGGCCGCGCAGGCCGAGACCGTGCGCAAGATGGTCGTCGCCATGGCCAAGGACCCGCGCGTCCTGGTCATCAAGCTCGCCGACCGCCTGCACAACATGCGCACCATGCGCTACCTCAAGCGCGAGAAGCAGGAGAAGAAGGCGCGCGAGACCCTGGAGATCTACGCGCCGCTCGCCCACCGGCTGGGCATGAACACCATCAAGTGGGAGCTGGAGGACCTCGCCTTCGCGATCCTCTACCCCAAGATGTACGACGAGATCGTCCGCCTGGTCGCCGAGCGCGCCCCCAAGCGCGACGAGTACCTCGCCGTCGTCACCGACGAGGTCCAGCAGGACCTGCGCGCGGCCCGCATCAAGGCGACCGTCACCGGCCGCCCCAAGCACTACTACAGCGTCTACCAGAAGATGATCGTCCGCGGCCGGGACTTCGCGGAGATCTACGACCTGGTGGGCATCCGCGTCCTGGTGGACACCGTCCGCGACTGCTACGCGGCGCTCGGCACGGTCCACGCCCGCTGGAACCCGGTTCCGGGGCGGTTCAAGGACTACATCGCGATGCCCAAGTTCAACATGTACCAGTCGCTGCACACGACGGTCATCGGGCCCGGCGGCAAGCCGGTCGAGCTGCAGATCCGCACCTTCGACATGCACCGCCGCGCGGAGTACGGCATCGCCGCGCACTGGAAGTACAAGCAGGAGGCCGTCGCCGGCGCCTCCAAGGTGCGCACCGACGCCCCCCGGTCCTCCGGCAAGAGCAAGGACGACCACCTCAACGACATGGCGTGGCTGCGCCAGCTGCTGGACTGGCAGAAGGAGACCGAGGACCCCGGGGAGTTCCTGGAGTCCCTGCGCTTCGACCTCTCCCGCAACGAGGTCTTCGTCTTCACCCCCAAGGGCGACGTCATAGCGCTCCCCGCCGGGGCCACCCCGGTGGACTTCGCCTACGCCGTCCACACCGAGGTCGGCCACCGCACCATAGGGGCACGGGTCAACGGACGGCTGGTGCCGCTGGAGTCCACCCTGGACAACGGCGACCTGGTGGAGGTCTTCACCTCCAAGGCGGCCGGCGCGGGCCCCTCGCGCGACTGGCTGGGTTTCGTGAAGTCGCCGCGCGCCCGCAACAAGATCCGCGCCTGGTTCTCCAAGGAGCGCCGCGACGAGGCGATCGAGCAGGGCAAGGACGCCATCGTCCGCGCCATGCGCAAGCAGAACCTGCCGATCCAGCGCATCCTCACCGGCGACTCCCTGGTCACGCTCGCGCACGAGATGCGCTACTCGGACATCTCCGCGCTGTACGCCGCGATCGGCGAGGGCCACGTCTCCGCGCCGAACATCGTGCAGAAGCTGGTCCAGGCGCTCGGCGGCGAGGAGGCGGCCACCGAGGAGATCGACGAGTCGGTGCCGCCGTCCCGCGGCCGCGGCCGCAAGCGCCGGGCGAACGCCGACCCGGGCGTGGTCGTCAAGGGCGTCGAGGACGTGTGGGTCAAGCTGGCCCGCTGCTGCACGCCCGTGCCCGGCGATCCGATCATCGGCTTCGTCACCCGCGGCAGCGGCGTCTCCGTCCACCGCAGCGACTGCGTGAACGTGGACTCGCTCTCCCGCGAGCCCGAGCGCATCCTCGAGGTCGAGTGGGCGCCGACCCAGTCCTCGGTCTTCCTGGTCGCCATCCAGGTCGAGGCGCTGGACCGCTCCCGGCTGCTGTCGGACGTCACGCGCGTGCTGTCCGACCAGCACGTCAACATCCTGTCGGCGGCCGTCCAGACCTCCCGGGACCGGGTGGCCACCTCCCGCTTCACCTTCGAGATGGGCGACCCGAAGCACCTGGGGCACGTCCTGAAGGCCGTACGCGGCGTCGAGGGCGTCTACGACGTGTACCGGGTGACTTCGGCGCGCAGGCCGTCGTAG
- a CDS encoding DUF349 domain-containing protein: protein MSSDPWGRVDETGTVYVRTADGEKVVGSWQAGSPEEALAYFERKYEGLVVEIGLLEKRVKTTDLSAKDAQTAVDHLREQVDAHHAVGDLEALRARLDQLVALVETRREERKAQRAKQSDEARGAKEALVAEAEELARSDQWRAAGERLRSLVDTWKGLPRLDRKSDDELWHRFSHARSAFSKRRKQHFAQLDAQREEARRIKERLVSEAEALSNSTDWGPTAARYRDLMSEWKAAGRAQREHEDDLWNRFRGAQDVFFAARSSVFAERDAEQAENLKLKEELVTEAEKLVPVTDLKSARAAFRSVNERWEAIGHVPRDARPKVEGRMHAVERALQEAEEAEWRRTNPEARARAEGLTGQLQAAVDKLRSQVEQARAQGNDARADKLARELEGRQALLDQALKGLHEFGG from the coding sequence GTGAGCAGCGACCCGTGGGGCCGCGTCGATGAGACGGGGACCGTGTACGTGCGTACGGCCGACGGCGAGAAGGTCGTCGGATCCTGGCAGGCAGGCTCCCCCGAGGAGGCACTGGCCTACTTCGAACGCAAGTACGAAGGCCTGGTTGTCGAGATCGGCCTCCTCGAGAAGCGGGTGAAGACCACCGACCTGTCGGCCAAGGACGCCCAGACCGCCGTCGACCACCTGCGCGAGCAGGTGGACGCCCACCACGCGGTCGGTGACCTGGAGGCCCTGCGGGCCCGGCTGGACCAGCTCGTCGCGCTCGTGGAGACCCGGCGCGAGGAGCGCAAGGCCCAGCGGGCCAAGCAGTCCGACGAGGCGCGCGGCGCCAAGGAGGCCCTGGTCGCCGAGGCCGAGGAGCTGGCGCGCTCGGACCAGTGGCGGGCGGCCGGTGAGCGGCTGCGGTCCCTGGTCGACACCTGGAAGGGTCTGCCGCGTCTGGACCGCAAGTCCGACGACGAGCTGTGGCACCGCTTCTCGCACGCCCGCTCGGCGTTCTCCAAGCGCCGCAAGCAGCACTTCGCGCAGCTCGACGCACAGCGCGAGGAGGCCCGGCGGATCAAGGAGCGGCTGGTCTCCGAGGCAGAGGCGCTGTCGAACTCGACGGACTGGGGACCGACGGCCGCGCGCTACCGCGACCTGATGTCCGAGTGGAAGGCCGCGGGCCGGGCCCAGCGCGAGCACGAGGACGACCTGTGGAACCGCTTCCGCGGCGCCCAGGACGTGTTCTTCGCCGCCCGCAGCTCGGTCTTCGCCGAGCGGGACGCCGAGCAGGCGGAGAACCTCAAGCTCAAGGAGGAGCTGGTCACGGAGGCCGAGAAGCTCGTCCCGGTCACCGACCTCAAGTCCGCCCGCGCCGCGTTCCGTTCGGTCAACGAGCGCTGGGAGGCCATCGGCCACGTGCCGCGTGACGCCCGGCCGAAGGTCGAGGGGCGGATGCACGCGGTCGAGCGGGCCCTCCAGGAGGCCGAGGAGGCCGAGTGGCGCCGGACCAACCCGGAGGCACGCGCGCGTGCCGAGGGTCTGACCGGCCAGCTCCAGGCCGCCGTGGACAAGCTGCGCTCCCAGGTCGAGCAGGCGCGCGCCCAAGGCAACGACGCCAGGGCCGACAAGCTCGCGCGTGAGCTGGAGGGCCGCCAGGCGCTCCTCGACCAGGCGCTCAAGGGACTGCACGAGTTCGGCGGCTGA
- a CDS encoding peptidylprolyl isomerase, whose translation MVTQEQRRRQLAREKFLRQQQRRTSARRKARMRNAAIASVLGVILIGSVALYTTGVVLGDDDDKTNAGAEVTPSASAPSKAPDPCDKPAEGKVETQTWKKEPALTVDESAKYTMKLATTCGDMDIALKAKAAPHTVNSFDFLAGKGYFDHTKCHRLTTEGIYVLQCGDPTAQGNGGPGYNIPDENLKDKSLKDNVYPAGTVAMANTGQPDSGGSQFFLVYQDSQLPPSYTPFGTVSKEGMAVLKKIAAAGAQPADPTTGNTAPNATVVIDKATVTKS comes from the coding sequence GTGGTCACCCAGGAGCAGCGGCGGCGTCAGCTCGCCCGGGAGAAGTTCTTGCGGCAGCAGCAGCGACGCACCTCGGCGCGACGCAAGGCACGCATGCGCAACGCCGCCATAGCGTCGGTGCTCGGCGTGATTCTGATCGGCAGTGTCGCGCTGTACACGACCGGCGTGGTCCTGGGGGACGACGACGACAAGACGAACGCGGGCGCGGAGGTCACTCCGAGCGCCTCGGCGCCCAGCAAGGCGCCGGACCCGTGCGACAAGCCGGCCGAGGGCAAGGTCGAGACGCAGACCTGGAAGAAGGAGCCGGCGCTGACCGTCGACGAGTCGGCGAAGTACACGATGAAGCTGGCCACCACGTGCGGCGACATGGACATCGCGCTGAAGGCGAAGGCGGCCCCGCACACGGTCAACTCGTTCGACTTCCTGGCCGGCAAGGGCTACTTCGACCACACCAAGTGTCACCGGCTCACCACCGAGGGCATCTACGTGCTCCAGTGCGGCGACCCCACGGCCCAGGGCAACGGCGGCCCCGGCTACAACATCCCGGACGAGAACCTGAAGGACAAGAGCCTCAAGGACAACGTGTACCCGGCGGGCACGGTGGCGATGGCGAACACCGGCCAGCCGGACTCGGGCGGCAGCCAGTTCTTCCTCGTGTACCAGGACAGCCAGCTGCCCCCGAGCTACACCCCGTTCGGCACCGTCTCGAAGGAGGGCATGGCGGTACTGAAGAAGATCGCCGCCGCGGGAGCCCAGCCCGCGGACCCGACGACGGGCAACACCGCGCCCAACGCGACGGTCGTGATCGACAAGGCGACCGTCACGAAATCCTGA
- a CDS encoding MBL fold metallo-hydrolase has product MLIAGFPAGAWGTNCYLVAPAAGEECVIIDPGHQAAPGVGEAIRKHRLKPVAVVLTHGHIDHVASVVPVCGAHDVPAWIHPEDRFMMSDPEKGIGRSIGMPLMGELTVGEPDDVKELTDGAKLALAGLELTVAHAPGHTKGSVTFGLPEAADIPPVMFSGDLLFAGSIGRTDFPGGSMDDMLESLARVCLPLDDSTVVLSGHGPQTTIGQERATNPYLRQVAAGQGAPNAPRRGM; this is encoded by the coding sequence GTGCTCATTGCCGGGTTCCCCGCCGGTGCCTGGGGGACGAACTGCTATCTCGTCGCCCCCGCCGCCGGTGAGGAGTGCGTGATCATCGACCCGGGCCACCAGGCGGCCCCCGGAGTCGGGGAAGCGATCCGCAAGCATCGGCTCAAGCCCGTCGCCGTCGTCCTCACCCACGGCCACATCGACCACGTCGCCTCGGTCGTCCCGGTGTGCGGCGCGCACGACGTGCCGGCCTGGATCCACCCCGAGGACCGCTTCATGATGAGCGACCCCGAGAAGGGGATCGGCCGCAGCATCGGCATGCCGCTCATGGGCGAGCTGACCGTGGGGGAGCCGGACGACGTCAAGGAGCTGACCGACGGCGCGAAGCTGGCGCTGGCGGGCCTGGAGCTGACCGTCGCGCACGCCCCGGGCCATACCAAGGGGTCGGTGACCTTCGGCCTGCCCGAGGCGGCGGACATCCCGCCGGTGATGTTCTCGGGCGACCTGCTGTTCGCCGGCTCCATCGGACGCACCGACTTCCCCGGTGGCTCCATGGACGACATGCTCGAGTCCCTGGCACGCGTGTGCCTGCCGCTCGACGACTCGACCGTGGTGCTCTCCGGACACGGCCCCCAGACGACCATCGGCCAGGAACGCGCCACCAACCCGTACTTGCGGCAGGTGGCGGCCGGCCAGGGCGCTCCGAACGCGCCCCGACGAGGAATGTGA
- the hisS gene encoding histidine--tRNA ligase: MSTFKAPRGTYDLLPPDSAKYLAVREAIAAPLRNSGYGYIETPGFENVELFARGVGESTDIVTKEMYVFETKGGDRLALRPETTAPVLRAVLEANLHKAGNLPVKVWYSGSQYRYERPQKGRYRHFSQVGAEAIGAEDPALDAELIILADQSYRALGLQDFRILLNSLGDQECRPVYRAALQDFLRGLDLDEETLRRAEINPLRVLDDKRPDVQKQLTDAPLLRDYLCDACKTYHEEVRELITAAGVVFEDDPKLVRGLDYYTRTTFEFVHDGLGSQSAVGGGGRYDGLSEMIGGPSLPSVGWALGVDRTVLALEAEGIELDIPSATSVFAVPLGEEARRILFAKVTELRKNGVAADFSYGGKGLKAAMKAANRSGARYTLVLGERDLAEGVVQLKDMESGEQTAIGVNEIVAELESRLG; the protein is encoded by the coding sequence GTGAGCACCTTCAAGGCCCCCAGGGGCACCTACGACCTGCTGCCGCCCGACTCCGCCAAGTACCTGGCCGTCCGCGAGGCGATCGCCGCCCCGCTGCGCAACTCCGGCTACGGCTACATCGAGACGCCCGGCTTCGAGAACGTCGAGCTGTTCGCGCGCGGCGTCGGCGAGTCCACCGACATCGTGACCAAGGAGATGTACGTCTTCGAGACCAAGGGCGGCGACCGCCTCGCCCTGCGCCCGGAGACCACCGCTCCCGTGCTGCGCGCGGTCCTGGAGGCCAACCTGCACAAGGCGGGCAACCTGCCGGTGAAGGTCTGGTACTCGGGCTCGCAGTACCGCTACGAGCGCCCCCAGAAGGGCCGTTACCGCCACTTCTCCCAGGTGGGCGCCGAGGCGATCGGCGCCGAGGACCCGGCCCTGGACGCCGAACTGATCATCCTGGCCGACCAGTCGTACCGCGCGCTCGGACTGCAGGACTTCCGCATCCTGCTCAACTCCCTGGGCGACCAGGAGTGCCGCCCGGTCTACCGGGCCGCCCTCCAGGACTTCCTGCGAGGACTCGACCTGGACGAGGAGACCCTGCGCCGCGCGGAGATCAATCCGCTGCGCGTCCTGGACGACAAGCGCCCGGACGTCCAGAAGCAGCTCACCGACGCCCCGCTGCTGCGCGACTACCTGTGCGACGCCTGCAAGACGTACCACGAGGAGGTGCGCGAGCTGATCACGGCGGCGGGCGTGGTCTTCGAGGACGACCCGAAGCTGGTGCGCGGCCTGGACTACTACACCCGCACGACGTTCGAGTTCGTCCACGACGGCCTCGGCTCCCAGTCCGCGGTGGGCGGCGGCGGCCGCTACGACGGCCTGTCCGAGATGATCGGCGGCCCCTCGCTGCCCTCGGTCGGCTGGGCCCTCGGCGTCGACCGCACCGTCCTCGCCCTGGAGGCGGAGGGCATCGAACTGGACATCCCGTCGGCCACCTCCGTCTTCGCGGTCCCGCTCGGCGAGGAGGCCCGCCGGATCCTGTTCGCCAAGGTCACCGAGTTGCGCAAGAACGGCGTCGCCGCCGACTTCTCCTACGGCGGCAAGGGGCTCAAGGCCGCGATGAAGGCCGCCAACCGCTCGGGCGCCCGCTACACCCTGGTCCTGGGCGAGCGCGACCTCGCCGAGGGCGTCGTCCAGCTCAAGGACATGGAGTCCGGCGAGCAGACCGCGATCGGCGTCAACGAGATCGTGGCGGAGCTGGAGTCGAGGCTCGGCTAG